ACCGTCAAGGTCGACATCAGGCTGATCTCGGCGACGCATCGCAACCTGCTCCAGCAGGTCAAGGACGGCAAGTTCCGCGAGGACCTGTTCTACCGGCTGAACGTCTATCCGATCTTCGTGCCGCCGCTGCGCGACCGGCGCGACGACATCCCCTATCTGGTCAGGCATTTCATGGAAAAGGTGGCGCCGGCCGATCCGCGCCATCGCCTCACCGGCATTTCGGCCAAGGCGCTGGCAATGCTGCAGGCCTATGACTGGCCGGGCAACATCCGGCAGCTTGAAAATGCGGTGTTCAGGGCGTCCGTGCTCGCTGAAGGCGAATTGCTGACCGAAGAGGAATTCCCGCAAATCCGCGCGCAGGTCGAAGGCACGGTAAAGCTCGAAGCCGAACCGGCACTGGCCACTGCCGCGGTCGCGGCCGAGACGCAGCCGGCCGTCGTTTCCAACGGGGCAGGGGCTGCATTTTCCGAGAGCGACGCCCCGGCGCGGCCGCAGCCCCGCTTCGGCACGTTGAGAGCATTGGACGAGCGCGGCAATGTACGGGCGCTGGCCGACGTCGAGCTCGAGATGATCAAGCTTGCGATCGACCACTATAACGGCCAGATGAGCGAGGTGGCGCGCCGCCTCGGCATTGGACGCTCCACGCTCTACCGCAAGTTGAAGGAATATGGCATTGACCCCGAAGCGGGTCGTCTCGACCGGCTTGCGTCATGAGACGCAAGCGCCAATCCAGCTTGCCTTCCTAAGATCCGAGTCAAATTGTCGCTTTTTGATCGGAAGGCGCTGTTTTTCAGTAGCTTGCTCGCCGTCGATCACACATTAAGGCGAACGGTAACAGATCGTGTTTCGGTTCAAGCCGAAATTCTCGATCTAAACCAGCGATTTACCACGAAATACAGTGCATCATTTTTGACGGGATATCGCCACTGTGTTACCGCATTTTGGCTTCAATAAGCGATGATTAACCATTAGGATCGATATTCGGATGTGAGAACCACGCATCCGTTTGGGCAAATCCGGGGACAAACGGCAGCCTGCAAGGCCTTTTGATTTGAACCAAGTCGAACGACACACAAACGGGCGGCATTTTCACATGAGCGTCTGGCCGAGGTGGCTGACGTTTGTGATTTTGGCCGTCGGGTTCCTCTCGGCAGCGGCCTCCGGAGCGAAGGCCGAAGTCCGTTCGCTTAAGCTCTATCACCTGCATACGCACGAAAAGGCCGAGATCGTCTACAAGCGCAATGGCCGCTACGATTCCGAAGGCCTGCGCAAGATCAACATCATCCTGCGCGACTGGCGCCGCAACGAGCCGACCAAGATGGATCCTCGGCTGCTCGACCTGGTGTGGGAAGCTTACCGCGAGAGCGGCGCGACCGACTATATCCAGGTCGTCTGCGGTTATCGCTCTCCGGCCACGAACTCGATGCTACGCAGCCGCAGCCGCGGCGTCGCCGAAAAAAGCCAGCACATGCTCGGCAAGGCGATGGATTTCTACATTCCCGGCGTGCCGCTGAAGAAGCTGCGCAATATCGGCCTCAAGATGCAAGGCGGCGGCGTCGGCTACTATCCGAGGTCCGGCTCGCCGTTCGTCCACATGGATGTCGGCAATGTCCGCCACTGGCCGGGCATCAGCCGCCAGGAACTGGTCAGCCTGTTCCCGAACGGCAAGACGCTGCATGTGCCGAGCGACGGCCGGCCGCTGCCGGGCTATGAACAGGCCTTGGCCGCCTATAAGGCACGCAGGGGCGCCGGCACCCCCAACATCGAACTGGCCAGCGCAGGCGGTTCGACCAAGCGCTCCGGCGGATTGTTTGCGGCCTGGTTTGGAGGCGGCGAAGACGAGGCTGACGACAGCGCCGATGTCGCCAGCGCCGAGCCCGCGCCGCAGCCGAAGGCCGTGAAGCAGGTGGCGACGGCCAAGAGCAGCAACCTGCCGGGCATCGCGATCGTCGCGCCGCGAGACGCCAAGCGCGCCAACATCCCGCAGATCGCGGATGACAGCACCGACGATTCGCAGCAGCCGCAGCAGGACACGCCTGAAACCATCATCGCCGCGTTGCCGCCGAAGGAGATTCCGGTCCCTGCTTTCGCGCCGCGGCCGAAGGTCGATGTCGGCCAGCAGACGCCTGAAAACATGCCGTTCGCCGTGGCGGACGCCTCGGCCACGACCGAGCAGGCGGTGGCAACGGCGCATGCCCCGGTCAATGTGCCGTTCGGCATGGCCGACGCCGCCGGCGCGGCACAGGCCGCGGCCGATCCCGCGCAGGTGGCGGTCAACAACATCCCGCTGCCGACTTGGCGTCCCGACCGCTCGACGCCGGCCGAATTGGCGACCAAGGACAAGAACGTCTTGCTGGCGCTGGCGGAAACGGCCTCGCAGGACAAGAGCGCGACCGATGCCTTCTCGGTGCTGCCGACCGCACGGCCCGACACAAGCAAGCCGGATGAGATCAAGGCTGTGCTCGAACAGGCCAGCGCAACAACCGTGGCCGGCGCGAGCGGCGCCGAATATGAGGTCGCTTCGCTGACGGCGCCGGAGCCGCGCTCGGCGTTCAACGATCCGTCGGGCCTCGATGCGGCTTCGCCGCGTCAAGCCATCGCAGCCCGCCCGGCCGGCACCGATCCGGTGCAGGCGATCGGCGGCGGCGTGAAGACGACGCACAAGGAGGCCAAGCCTTCCGCCAACGACCTGCGGCCGGGGCCGAAGGCGATGGTGGTGGCGACGCCGCCGCAGGCAGCGCGCTGGGCGCTGGGCAGTGGTGAGAACATAGCCACCGTTTCCGATCCGACGACGGCGCCGCGCTATGCCTATAACATCGTTCATACGCCACCGAGCGAGGTCTACACGGCTGGCTTCCAGACAGACCCCCAGACGCCGGATGCCAGCCGGTTCACCGGCAACGCGGTGAAGTTCCTTTCGGTCGCCCGCTTCCAGACGAAATAGCGAGCCCTGCCGGGACAGCAAAGCCGCGTTGGACACCAGCGCGGCTTTCGCTTTTTATGCTGCCTGCCCTGACCGCCGGTCTCCCGCCTGGGGCGGTTCAGTCAACTTCCAGCGCAGGCGCCTCGCCCATTGCCAGAAGCCGCGCGGCGTCGCGCGCCGGGGGCAGGCCGAACTGGCGCGCATATTCACGGCTGAACTGAGAAGCGCTTTCGTAACCGACGGCAAAGGCGACACGCGCTGCGTTGCCCGGCTGTGCGATCAGCAGGTGGCGGGCCTCCAGCAGGCGGATCTGCTTCTGATACTGGATCGGACTCATGGCCGTCGCTGCCTTGAAGTGGCGGTGGAACGCGGCGTTGCTCATATGGGCGAGCGCGGCCAGCTCCGTCACATCGATCGGCTCGTTGTAATGCGCGCGTATCCATTGGGTGGCGCGGCGGATCTGCGACAGGCGTCCGTCGGCGCGCGCAAGCTGGCGCAGTTTCGCGCCTTGCGGGCCTTGCAGCAGCCGAAACGCTATCTCCCGCTCAAGCATGGACGCGAGCACGGGGATCTCGTCCGGCCTGTCGAGCAGCCGCAGCATCCGGCGCCAGGCGTCGAGCAGCTCGTCATCGGCGGGATAGGTCGCGAAGCTTTCGCCACCGGCCGCGGGCTTGTGGTCGATGAGCAATGTGGCGATCACTTCCATATCGAGGCTGAAGGCGATGGCCATGTAAGGATGGGCGGCGCTCGCCTCGATCAACTGGCTAGTGGCGGGCGTCTCGACCGCGTAGACGAAACAGCTGCCAGCGCCGTAGCGAAGCGTGCGATCGCCGATCAGCACCGATTTCGTGCCCTGCAGAACGACCAAGGCCGTCGGCTGACAAAGCTCTGGCAGCGGCGGCGTCGGGGCTTCGCTGCGGCCGATCGTGACGCGAGGAACGGCCGTCCTCGTTCGCCGTCCACGCGCGTGGCGGCCGGCGATTGCGATCAGTTCTTGCAGCGCTTCGTTCATCGGTTCAGCATTGCCGATCCGCACCATCCGCGCAACGAGGTGAGGCGCTTGCGCGCACCTCTGACGCGCAAGCGCGCACTTGAGAGGATTAGGCAAGAGCAAGAGAGATTTCGGCGCGCGAAGTTCCCCGTTTCGCGCCATTTCCAGGCCTCTGCACAGGAGACATTGGACATGACGAAACGAAAGAATGCGCTGGTGACCGGCGCCAACAAGGGAATCGGCCTCGAGACCGCCCGGCGGCTGGCGGCGCTGGGGTTCAAGGTCTGGCTCGGCGCTCGGGATTCGAAGCGCGGCGAGGCCGCGGCCGAAGCATTGCGCAGCGAAGGTTTCGACGTCGAGCCGCTCGAGCTCGACGTCACCAGCGACGAGAGCGTGGGGGCCGCGGTCAGGACCTTCGCTGCGCGAACATCCAGTCTCGACGTGCTGGTCAACAATGCCGGTGTGGCCACCGGATATGTCGATGCGCTCGGCCCCGACGGCCGCTACGAGCGGCCGCCGAGCCAGGAACCTCTCGCGGACATGAAGGCCATCTATGACGTCAATGTCTTCGGTCCGATCCGCGTCACCCAGGCATTCCTGCCGCTGCTTCTGGGCGCACCCGCCGCCCGCATCGTCATGCTGAGCAGCTATCTCGGTTCGATCGCGCGCGCGGTTGGTGGCGGAGTTGGCGAAAGCCAGTCACCCAACGTCATGGGCTATGGCAGCTCGAAGACGGCGCTCAATGCCATTACGGTCGCTTTCGCCAGGGAGCTTGCGCCGAGCGGCATCATGGTCAATGCCGCCGCTCCCGGCTACACCGCGACCGACCTCAACGGGCACAAAGGTCACCGCACGGTGCAGCAGGCGGCCGAGATCGTCGTGCGCCTGGCGACGCTCGACGCGGGCGGGCCGACCGGCGGCTATTTCGACGAGAGTGGCCCGCTGCCCTGGTGATTTTGGGGCGAACTATTTGGCGAGCTTGCTTGCCTCGCGCGCGAGCGCTTCGATCTCGTCCCACTTGCCGGCCTTGATGAGATCGTCGGGCGCGACCCAGGAGCCGCCGACGCAGATGACGTTGGGCAGGCTGAGATAGTCGGCGGCGTTCTTGGCCGTTATGCCGCCGGTCGGGCAGAACTTCACGTCTGCGAGCGGCGATGCGAAGGCCTTCAGCGAAGCGATGCCGCCCGACTGCTCGGCCGGGAAGAATTTCAGGAAGCGCAGGCCGGCTTCGCGCGCGGCCATGATCTCGCCCGGCGTGATGGCGCCCGGCAGCAGCGGCACGGGGCTGTCCTTCGCCGCGTTCAGAAGCTGGCCGGTGATGCCGGGACTGACGATGAATTTCGAACCGGCGGCGGCTGCTTCATCGAATTGTTTCGCATCGAGGATGGTGCCGGCGCCGACGACGGCGTCCTCGACCTCGGCCGCGACGCGGCGGATCGCCTCCAGCGCGTCTGCGGTGCGCAGCGTGATCTCGATTGCCCTCAAGCCGCCGCGCGACAGAGCGCGGGCAAGCGGCACGGCGTCGGCCACGTTGGCGATCTTGAGCACCGGGATGACCGGCTGGCCGTTGAGGAGCGACAGGAGCTTTTCGGTCTTGCTGGTCATTGGCTTGTCTCTCCATTGCGATCGATTTCAACCGATTAGCAGAAGGGTTATTTGAAGTCCACGAAGGCGGGCGTGTCGCGATGTCACGCGGCGGGCCGCTCGGTGCCTCTGCCTTGAAACCGCTTTCAGCACGGTCTAGTGGCATGGCCATGACAACGAGCACAAAAATTCAGCCGGTCCGCGTCGCTGCGCTCTACAAGTTTGCCCGGCTCGACGGCTTCGAGGTCTTGCGCGCGCCGCTTGCCGCCTTCTGCCGCGGACACGGCATCAAGGGCACGCTGCTTTTGGCGCATGAAGGCATCAACGGCACCGTCGCCGGCAGCGAGGAGGCGATCGCCGCGCTGATCGATCATATCCAGGCGATCGAAGGGCTTGCCGGGCTGGAAATCAAATACAGCAGCGCCGCCGATATGCCGTTCCATCGCATGAAGGTGCGGCTGAAGCGCGAGATCGTCACCATGGGCGTCGACGATCTCGATCCGGCGACCAGCGCCGGCACCTATGTCGCGCCGGCAGACTGGAATGCGCTGATCTCGGATGCCGATACGGTGGTGATCGACACACGCAACGCCTACGAAGTCTCGATCGGCACCTTCAGGGGCGCGGTCGATCCGAAGACCGCCAGCTTCCGTGAATTTCCGGCCTGGGTCCAAGAGCACCGCGACGAGCTCGAAGGCCGCAAGGTGGCGATGTTCTGCACTGGCGGCATACGCTGCGAGAAGGCGACTGCCTATGTTAAGTCGCTGGGCTTCGGCAACGTCTTCCATCTCAAGGGTGGCATCCTGAAATACCTTGAGGACGTGCCGGCCGAAGAGAGCCTGTGGCAGGGCGAGTGTTTCGTCTTCGACGAGCGGGTTTCGGTCTCGCATGGTTTGGCCGAAGGCGATGCCGAGCTCTGCCGCGCCTGCCGGCATCCGCTGACAGCCGAGGACCGGCTGTCGCCGAAATACACGGTCGGCGTTTCATGCCCGCACTGCTTCGATGCGCGCTCGGACGAGGATCGTGCCCGTTACGCCGAGCGACACCGCCAGGTGGGGCTGGCGCAAGCGCGCGGCGGCCGGCGCCACATCGGAAGCTAGGGCGCGCCGGCTCCACAAAACGGCCGCCCGTCATTGTAATGTCAACGCGTGGGGCCTACGTCTTGCCGGTCCGAAACCCCGCCCGGGCGCATTCGGCCGGGCCAATTCTGGAGGCATTGATGCTCGACCCCAAGAAGCTGCTCGACGACCTGCTCGGCTCGCAAATTCCTGGCACGGGATCGACCGTTCGTGACAAGGCGGGGCAAGCGGTACAGATGGCGAAGGACAACCCGCTCGCCGCCGGCGCGCTGGCCGCCGTGCTGCTCGGCACGGGCACCGGACGGCAGGTGACCGGAGCCGCCATCAAGCTCGGCGGCCTGGCGGCGATCGGCGGCCTCGCCTACAAGGCCTACCAGAACTACAAGGCCGGAAATGCACCGGCGCAGGAACCCGTGGCTGGCGAGCCGGAGTTGCTGCCGCCGCCCAAGGACACCGCCTTCCATCCCTCTCAAGCGCCGCAGGGCGAGGCCGAATTCACGCTGACGCTGGTGCGGGCGATGATCTCGGCCGCCAAGGCGGACGGCCATGTCGATGACGAGGAGCGGCAGAAGATCGCCGACAGGCTCAAGCTTGCCGGCATCGGCACGGAAGCGGAAAAGTTCCTGATGGAAGAACTCGAACGGCCGCTCGATCTCGACGCGCTGATCGCCGGCGCCAAGACCGATGCGCAGAAGCTCGAGCTCTACACCGCCTCGCGACTCACCATCGATCCAGACACCCGCACCGAGCGCGGTTATCTCGACCTGCTCGCCGGACGCCTCGGCCTGCCGGACGCGCTGGTCGATCATGTCGAGGCGACCGTCGCAGCGGCAAAAGTGCCGGCCGGAGCCGCATCCGATCCGCAGTAGCGAATCGCGTGGTAAACGCGCTTGCGGCATCTTGTTGACCGTTGATCTTTCGTTAACCCAGCAAGCGCATCATTCTAAGCAGTCGGACCGGCTTTTCCTCCTCCCAAGCACGGTTCAGATCAGGGCGGTCGCCAATGACCGCCCTTTTTGTCGGCCCCTCCTTTTTGTCGACAGAGCTGCTTGCCACGGTCTCCATCATTTGCGATGCCTCGTCCCGTTCCAGCAATGACGGGGGAGCGCGTCGATGACCGCCATGCAAGAGAAAACCGCCATCGTTACCGGAGCCGGCACCGGCATCGGCAAGAGCGTCGCCACGGCGCTGCTCAGGGCCGGCTGGAACACCGTGTTCTGCGGCCGCCGCAAGACGCTGATCGAGGACGCGATCGCCGAGGCCGGGAAGACCAGCGCCAAGGCGTTGGCGGTAGCGTGCGACATCAGCAAGGCCGACCAGGTCGACGACATGTTCGAGACCGTGGTGGAGGCCTTCGGTCGCGTCGACCTGCTCTTCAACAATGCCGGCATGGGCTACAAGTCGACGCTGATCGACGAGATCCCGGTCGAGGTCTGGAACGACGTCGTGGGCGTCAATCTCACCGGATCGTTCCTGTGCGCCCGCGCCGCCTTCGGCGCCATGCGCCGGCAGAAGCCGATGGGCGGCCGCATCATCAACAACGGATCGGTGTCTGCCTATGCGCCGCGCCCGGGCTCGGTGCCCTATACGGCGACAAAGCACGCCATCACCGGCCTGACCAAGACGCTGGCGCTCGACGGGCGGCCCTACGACATCGCCTGCGGCCAGATCGATATCGGCAATGCGCTGACCGAGATGGCGCAGCCGATGACCGTAGGCGTGCCGCAGGCCAACGGCTCCATCGCCGCCGAAGCGGTGATGGACGTCCAGCGCGTCGCCGACGCAGTCCTCCACATGGCAAGCCTGCCGCTCGACGCCAACGTGCTGTTCATGACCGTGATGGCGACGAAGATGCCGTTCGTCGGGCGCGGGTAAGGAAATTGAGGCTCTATTTCTTCAGGAACGCTTCGATCCGCTCCAGCGCGCGCAGGATGTTCTCCTCGGAATTGGCGTAGGAGAGCCTGACATAGCCTTCGCCGAGCACGCCGAAATCCGGACCGCCGATCAGCGCGACGCCGGCATCCTCCAGCAACGCCGAGGCAAGCTTCTTCGCCTTCCAGCCGGTCTTCGACACGTTGGGAAAGGCATAGAAGGCGCCTTTCGGCGTGATGCAGGAAATGCCGGGAAGCGCATTCAGGCCCTCGACCACGATCTTCCTGCGGTTGTCGAAGGCGCGCATCATCTTTTCGACGTCGTCCTGCGGGCCGTCTATCGCGGCGATGCCGGCATACTGGCTCGGCGCGTTGACGCAGGACCAGCAGTTGACCGCCAGCTTGCGCACCTTGTCGTAGAGGTAGGCGCCCTTCTCGCCGTTCGGCCAGATCGACCAGCCCATGCGCCAGCCGGTCATCGCCCAGGTCTTCGACCAGCCGTTGAGCACGATCAGCCGGTCGCGGATCTCGGGGAAGTTGAGCAGCGAGCA
The window above is part of the Mesorhizobium sp. WSM4904 genome. Proteins encoded here:
- a CDS encoding SDR family oxidoreductase encodes the protein MTKRKNALVTGANKGIGLETARRLAALGFKVWLGARDSKRGEAAAEALRSEGFDVEPLELDVTSDESVGAAVRTFAARTSSLDVLVNNAGVATGYVDALGPDGRYERPPSQEPLADMKAIYDVNVFGPIRVTQAFLPLLLGAPAARIVMLSSYLGSIARAVGGGVGESQSPNVMGYGSSKTALNAITVAFARELAPSGIMVNAAAPGYTATDLNGHKGHRTVQQAAEIVVRLATLDAGGPTGGYFDESGPLPW
- a CDS encoding tellurite resistance TerB family protein gives rise to the protein MLDPKKLLDDLLGSQIPGTGSTVRDKAGQAVQMAKDNPLAAGALAAVLLGTGTGRQVTGAAIKLGGLAAIGGLAYKAYQNYKAGNAPAQEPVAGEPELLPPPKDTAFHPSQAPQGEAEFTLTLVRAMISAAKADGHVDDEERQKIADRLKLAGIGTEAEKFLMEELERPLDLDALIAGAKTDAQKLELYTASRLTIDPDTRTERGYLDLLAGRLGLPDALVDHVEATVAAAKVPAGAASDPQ
- a CDS encoding 2-dehydro-3-deoxy-phosphogluconate aldolase — its product is MTSKTEKLLSLLNGQPVIPVLKIANVADAVPLARALSRGGLRAIEITLRTADALEAIRRVAAEVEDAVVGAGTILDAKQFDEAAAAGSKFIVSPGITGQLLNAAKDSPVPLLPGAITPGEIMAAREAGLRFLKFFPAEQSGGIASLKAFASPLADVKFCPTGGITAKNAADYLSLPNVICVGGSWVAPDDLIKAGKWDEIEALAREASKLAK
- a CDS encoding SDR family oxidoreductase, producing MTAMQEKTAIVTGAGTGIGKSVATALLRAGWNTVFCGRRKTLIEDAIAEAGKTSAKALAVACDISKADQVDDMFETVVEAFGRVDLLFNNAGMGYKSTLIDEIPVEVWNDVVGVNLTGSFLCARAAFGAMRRQKPMGGRIINNGSVSAYAPRPGSVPYTATKHAITGLTKTLALDGRPYDIACGQIDIGNALTEMAQPMTVGVPQANGSIAAEAVMDVQRVADAVLHMASLPLDANVLFMTVMATKMPFVGRG
- a CDS encoding rhodanese-related sulfurtransferase is translated as MTTSTKIQPVRVAALYKFARLDGFEVLRAPLAAFCRGHGIKGTLLLAHEGINGTVAGSEEAIAALIDHIQAIEGLAGLEIKYSSAADMPFHRMKVRLKREIVTMGVDDLDPATSAGTYVAPADWNALISDADTVVIDTRNAYEVSIGTFRGAVDPKTASFREFPAWVQEHRDELEGRKVAMFCTGGIRCEKATAYVKSLGFGNVFHLKGGILKYLEDVPAEESLWQGECFVFDERVSVSHGLAEGDAELCRACRHPLTAEDRLSPKYTVGVSCPHCFDARSDEDRARYAERHRQVGLAQARGGRRHIGS
- a CDS encoding AraC family transcriptional regulator, which gives rise to MNEALQELIAIAGRHARGRRTRTAVPRVTIGRSEAPTPPLPELCQPTALVVLQGTKSVLIGDRTLRYGAGSCFVYAVETPATSQLIEASAAHPYMAIAFSLDMEVIATLLIDHKPAAGGESFATYPADDELLDAWRRMLRLLDRPDEIPVLASMLEREIAFRLLQGPQGAKLRQLARADGRLSQIRRATQWIRAHYNEPIDVTELAALAHMSNAAFHRHFKAATAMSPIQYQKQIRLLEARHLLIAQPGNAARVAFAVGYESASQFSREYARQFGLPPARDAARLLAMGEAPALEVD
- a CDS encoding DUF882 domain-containing protein, whose product is MSVWPRWLTFVILAVGFLSAAASGAKAEVRSLKLYHLHTHEKAEIVYKRNGRYDSEGLRKINIILRDWRRNEPTKMDPRLLDLVWEAYRESGATDYIQVVCGYRSPATNSMLRSRSRGVAEKSQHMLGKAMDFYIPGVPLKKLRNIGLKMQGGGVGYYPRSGSPFVHMDVGNVRHWPGISRQELVSLFPNGKTLHVPSDGRPLPGYEQALAAYKARRGAGTPNIELASAGGSTKRSGGLFAAWFGGGEDEADDSADVASAEPAPQPKAVKQVATAKSSNLPGIAIVAPRDAKRANIPQIADDSTDDSQQPQQDTPETIIAALPPKEIPVPAFAPRPKVDVGQQTPENMPFAVADASATTEQAVATAHAPVNVPFGMADAAGAAQAAADPAQVAVNNIPLPTWRPDRSTPAELATKDKNVLLALAETASQDKSATDAFSVLPTARPDTSKPDEIKAVLEQASATTVAGASGAEYEVASLTAPEPRSAFNDPSGLDAASPRQAIAARPAGTDPVQAIGGGVKTTHKEAKPSANDLRPGPKAMVVATPPQAARWALGSGENIATVSDPTTAPRYAYNIVHTPPSEVYTAGFQTDPQTPDASRFTGNAVKFLSVARFQTK